The following proteins are encoded in a genomic region of Synechococcus sp. CBW1002:
- a CDS encoding glycosyltransferase, with the protein MVWPILASVLTLMLVVPIHLRLWLPVGDRRFSQPGHDGRGGEPLGFNIIGLLFCVLTFHLAWTLSSCSTAPTATGMALLLLGNTLLAPCFFAWAHTLWFYNGLRKLPIDRPWSSELPRSVVDELPSVSVVVPCRNEPLAVVRLTIESVLNLEYPKRKLSLVVTDNSDDDDGELRGLCQYIHQLTSVGVNVSLLHRRGTEGFKAGNLDHALKEISADLVLFLDVDNSIPADSLINHVGAFDKEGELAFLQFYNVPVSQPLGRVPSATANLLERIKFEEFIRADLGGWPMFQGHNCIWRTSALKQIAPLSQTLCGKSLLVEDMHMTLRTNRLGMHGRMVWSPAAFWSPLRLVDLESMLVRWCYGTIQILPKEFTFLLSRCHGSLTLCEYMDLWDRLIGSRAKALFPFILILLPKWGKGSEALFACWAFILLIETVISITPARPDYDAPHAPRLHPSKLFDIFLLGQFARWCDLRAMAELLIPRRKRWVPTSKVAASDQSKNRQAPTSFGETKRRPFGSLGLPLACHLSLIMLIIMHQILDPMSPSALVAWIPLMVQVLGVLAAIIICRQANPVGSESLILACSAIRWGRIHGRDHVAP; encoded by the coding sequence ATGGTATGGCCCATTCTTGCATCGGTCCTCACCTTGATGCTGGTGGTACCGATTCACCTCAGGCTGTGGCTGCCGGTCGGCGATCGCCGCTTCAGTCAGCCGGGTCACGATGGCAGGGGTGGAGAGCCGCTTGGTTTCAATATAATTGGCTTGCTGTTCTGCGTCCTCACGTTTCATCTTGCCTGGACGTTGTCCAGCTGTTCCACCGCTCCTACTGCCACCGGTATGGCCTTGCTGCTGCTGGGGAATACGCTTCTGGCACCTTGCTTCTTTGCCTGGGCCCATACGCTTTGGTTTTACAATGGTTTGAGGAAGCTGCCCATCGATCGGCCTTGGTCGAGCGAACTACCCCGCTCTGTTGTCGATGAACTTCCCTCTGTATCTGTGGTTGTTCCTTGTAGGAACGAGCCCCTTGCAGTGGTTCGGCTCACGATCGAGTCTGTACTTAATTTGGAATATCCCAAGCGAAAGCTCTCACTCGTTGTAACTGACAATAGTGATGATGATGATGGCGAGCTGAGAGGCTTATGCCAGTACATCCACCAACTGACGTCTGTTGGAGTGAATGTGAGCTTGTTGCATCGCCGTGGCACTGAGGGGTTCAAAGCGGGGAACCTCGATCATGCACTCAAGGAGATCAGCGCAGATCTGGTGCTGTTTTTGGATGTTGACAACTCCATTCCAGCAGATTCTCTGATCAATCATGTGGGGGCTTTTGATAAAGAAGGTGAGCTGGCATTCTTGCAATTTTACAATGTTCCAGTAAGTCAGCCGCTCGGCCGAGTGCCCTCAGCCACGGCAAATCTATTAGAAAGAATAAAGTTTGAAGAATTCATCCGCGCAGACCTAGGTGGATGGCCAATGTTCCAAGGACACAATTGCATCTGGCGAACATCAGCACTGAAGCAGATTGCACCACTAAGTCAAACACTATGTGGAAAGAGTCTGCTGGTCGAGGACATGCACATGACCCTCCGAACCAATCGGCTGGGCATGCATGGCAGGATGGTGTGGAGTCCTGCAGCGTTCTGGTCACCCCTGCGCTTGGTTGATCTGGAATCGATGCTTGTGCGGTGGTGCTACGGCACAATCCAGATCCTACCGAAAGAGTTTACGTTCCTACTTTCTCGCTGTCACGGTTCCTTGACGCTGTGTGAGTATATGGATCTTTGGGACCGCCTCATTGGCAGCCGGGCAAAGGCGTTGTTCCCCTTCATTCTGATCCTGCTGCCCAAGTGGGGCAAGGGTTCGGAAGCTCTCTTCGCCTGCTGGGCCTTCATCTTATTGATCGAAACCGTCATTTCCATCACTCCTGCTCGGCCCGACTACGACGCACCTCACGCACCAAGGCTGCACCCCAGTAAATTGTTCGATATCTTTCTGCTGGGTCAATTCGCAAGATGGTGCGATCTGAGGGCGATGGCTGAACTTTTGATACCCCGAAGAAAGCGGTGGGTTCCCACAAGCAAAGTAGCAGCCTCAGATCAGTCAAAGAATCGGCAGGCGCCCACCTCATTCGGTGAAACAAAGCGCCGCCCTTTTGGCTCCCTTGGCCTCCCTCTTGCCTGCCATCTCAGCCTCATAATGCTAATTATTATGCATCAGATCCTTGACCCAATGAGTCCTTCTGCATTGGTTGCATGGATTCCTTTGATGGTGCAAGTATTGGGAGTATTGGCAGCTATAATCATATGCCGCCAAGCGAATCCAGTCGGTTCAGAATCGCTCATCTTGGCATGTTCGGCAATTCGTTGGGGACGCATCCATGGAAGAGATCACGTCGCGCCTTGA
- a CDS encoding AGE family epimerase/isomerase produces MISFEATRALLFPQDGALERSLACWHWVTQAVGDTLPIGLRIPLTSADPGEAWHRLDGVGTPYALCDLNVLGDCFEALVLLHQAWPESDLLPQLEALRDQLLSLVHRATGTVQFFFNSVGEVGPGHHWRIGQTWQLVKRILQAEVILPITPETIGTLKSIVWNTIERAWDDMGGGFFFALPHCLPDSIEGHDLVVRRKSWWVQFEALAALDAVAVTAHFDKATRVTASEYTSKTLTFIEQYLLDEHSGGFFDHVANSDENKTDLFKGGAWKDASHETLCLSQLLERAG; encoded by the coding sequence ATGATCAGCTTTGAGGCAACTCGGGCCCTGCTGTTCCCACAAGATGGAGCACTGGAACGATCCCTTGCCTGCTGGCACTGGGTGACCCAGGCAGTCGGAGACACCCTCCCAATCGGCCTGCGAATACCCCTTACCAGTGCAGACCCTGGGGAAGCCTGGCATCGGCTGGATGGCGTCGGAACTCCTTATGCTCTATGCGACCTCAATGTGCTTGGGGACTGCTTCGAAGCACTGGTCTTGCTGCATCAGGCCTGGCCCGAGTCAGACCTCTTGCCCCAACTTGAGGCACTAAGAGATCAACTGCTCAGCCTGGTCCACAGGGCAACCGGTACAGTGCAGTTCTTTTTCAATTCAGTTGGAGAAGTCGGGCCAGGACATCATTGGAGAATTGGCCAGACCTGGCAATTGGTCAAACGGATACTTCAGGCTGAGGTGATCTTGCCAATCACGCCTGAGACAATCGGGACCTTGAAGTCAATTGTCTGGAACACTATCGAAAGGGCCTGGGATGATATGGGTGGCGGCTTCTTCTTCGCTTTGCCTCATTGCCTTCCAGACTCCATTGAAGGGCACGACTTAGTTGTACGGCGAAAGAGTTGGTGGGTGCAGTTTGAGGCACTGGCAGCCCTAGACGCCGTTGCTGTTACCGCGCATTTTGACAAGGCTACAAGGGTAACAGCCTCAGAGTATACGAGCAAGACACTCACATTCATTGAACAATATCTCTTGGATGAGCATTCGGGTGGTTTCTTTGATCATGTCGCTAACAGTGACGAGAATAAGACAGATCTCTTCAAAGGTGGGGCCTGGAAAGATGCCTCTCATGAGACGCTCTGCTTGAGCCAATTGCTCGAAAGGGCAGGATAA
- a CDS encoding class I SAM-dependent methyltransferase — MSPELRLPSLIAAMADNPDLWEMGHGQRQEVKDLGLGWTYYGLTRTLRPSFSIVIGSWRGFVPLLIGQAIQDNGNSGSLLFIDPSFVDNQWKDGRAKDYFSSYGITCIEHRQQTSQEVIAEPEFSRMAIDLLFIDGLHTEEQCRLEFESFLPRLTPRAIALFHDSHSQVISEIYGKEKSYAHTTWRYIEELRGRRDLQVFDLPIAQGVTLVQRTPQTIPSTVL, encoded by the coding sequence ATGAGCCCTGAATTACGTCTGCCCAGCCTGATAGCCGCCATGGCAGATAACCCCGATCTCTGGGAAATGGGCCATGGACAACGGCAGGAGGTCAAGGACCTTGGCCTTGGATGGACATACTATGGCTTGACGCGAACACTTCGCCCAAGCTTTTCGATTGTCATCGGCTCTTGGCGCGGCTTCGTGCCCCTCTTGATTGGTCAGGCAATTCAGGACAATGGAAACTCAGGGAGTCTCTTGTTCATCGATCCATCTTTTGTCGACAATCAATGGAAAGATGGACGAGCTAAAGACTATTTCTCCTCATACGGTATCACCTGTATTGAACATCGACAACAGACAAGTCAAGAGGTCATTGCTGAGCCTGAATTTTCCAGGATGGCTATTGATCTTCTGTTTATCGATGGCCTCCATACAGAGGAGCAATGCCGATTGGAGTTTGAATCCTTTCTTCCTCGGCTGACTCCTAGGGCCATAGCTCTATTTCATGATAGCCATAGTCAGGTCATCTCGGAAATCTATGGTAAGGAGAAGAGCTATGCCCACACAACCTGGCGCTATATTGAAGAATTAAGGGGTCGGCGCGACCTTCAGGTTTTTGACCTGCCGATTGCTCAAGGTGTCACGCTGGTTCAGCGAACCCCACAGACAATTCCATCCACTGTGCTGTGA
- a CDS encoding carbonic anhydrase produces MNDSPQAVLAELRAGHRRFLDGKSLHPHSSRERMLEVESGQHPTAAVLGCADSRVPVELLFDTGFGDLFVVRNAGTLSTTAAIASLEYAVAHLGVPVIVVLGHERCGAVEAALNPALTLTPSLAQLVGQLRMELHSLGGLHDLEQASRHHTLNAARNLVDSSVLLTDLMRAGRLQVEAAFYNLHSTTIDWMGSVMPMHSEALITSP; encoded by the coding sequence TTGAACGACTCTCCCCAAGCGGTGCTCGCTGAGCTGCGCGCCGGCCATCGACGCTTTCTGGACGGGAAGTCGCTCCATCCTCACAGCAGTCGCGAGCGCATGCTTGAGGTGGAGTCCGGCCAGCATCCGACTGCTGCGGTGCTGGGCTGTGCTGATTCCCGGGTGCCGGTGGAGTTGCTGTTCGACACGGGTTTCGGTGATCTGTTCGTGGTGCGCAACGCCGGTACCCTTTCCACCACCGCGGCAATCGCCTCTCTGGAGTATGCCGTGGCCCATCTGGGCGTGCCCGTGATCGTGGTTCTCGGTCATGAGCGCTGCGGTGCGGTGGAGGCGGCCCTGAACCCGGCGCTGACCCTCACCCCGAGCCTGGCCCAGTTGGTGGGTCAACTGCGTATGGAGTTGCACAGTCTTGGCGGCCTCCACGACCTGGAGCAGGCCTCACGCCACCACACGCTCAACGCGGCCCGCAACCTGGTCGATTCCAGCGTGTTGCTCACCGACCTGATGCGCGCCGGCCGCCTGCAGGTGGAAGCCGCCTTCTATAACCTGCACAGCACCACGATCGACTGGATGGGATCGGTGATGCCGATGCACTCTGAGGCCCTGATCACATCCCCATGA
- the hisB gene encoding imidazoleglycerol-phosphate dehydratase HisB — MSAPLAPDRGSAAGRTGSVHRVTGETDVRVSLNLDGSGRCQAATGVPFLDHMLHQIASHGLVDLEIRAVGDTHIDDHHTNEDVGIAVGQALAQALGDRRGIHRFGHFVAPLDEALVQVALDCSGRPHLSYSLQIPAQKIGSYDTELVKEFFVAVVNNSGLTLHIRQLDGANSHHIVEACFKAFARALRLAVEMDPRRAGAVPSSKGVLERAGA; from the coding sequence GTGTCCGCCCCCCTGGCCCCTGATCGCGGCTCCGCCGCTGGACGCACCGGCAGTGTCCACCGCGTCACCGGCGAAACCGACGTGCGCGTCAGCCTCAACCTCGACGGCAGCGGCCGCTGCCAGGCCGCCACTGGGGTGCCGTTTCTCGATCACATGCTCCATCAGATCGCCAGCCACGGCCTGGTGGACCTGGAGATCCGTGCTGTGGGCGACACCCACATCGACGACCACCACACCAACGAAGACGTGGGCATCGCCGTGGGCCAGGCGCTGGCCCAGGCCCTGGGCGATCGGCGCGGCATCCATCGCTTCGGCCACTTCGTGGCGCCCCTGGATGAGGCCCTGGTGCAGGTGGCGCTGGATTGCTCCGGCCGGCCGCACCTCAGCTACAGCCTGCAGATTCCAGCCCAGAAGATCGGCAGCTACGACACCGAACTGGTGAAGGAGTTCTTTGTGGCCGTGGTCAACAACTCCGGCCTCACCCTCCACATCCGCCAGCTCGATGGGGCCAATTCCCACCACATCGTCGAGGCCTGCTTCAAGGCCTTCGCCCGCGCCCTGCGGCTGGCGGTGGAGATGGACCCACGCCGCGCCGGGGCCGTGCCCAGCAGCAAGGGCGTGCTGGAGCGCGCCGGGGCCTGA